In Thauera aromatica K172, one DNA window encodes the following:
- a CDS encoding ABC transporter permease, with the protein MSRRNLANIYDLGVKELWSLWRDPMMIALIVYVFTASVYTSATSMPETLHNAPIAIVDEDNSALSQRIASAFYPPQFTPPAMIDYGRVDPGMDAGQYTFALVIPPNFQRDVLARRSPALQLNVDATRMSQAFTGSGYIQQIAIGEVNEFVKRYRGAEPLPVDLALRARFNPSLDKAWFGSVVQIINHITLLSIILTGAALIREREHGTIEHLLVMPVTPAQIMLSKIWSMALVVLIASFLSLNLMVRGVLGVPIEGSIALFFAGAALSLFATTSMGIFIATLARNMPQFGMLMMLTIMPLQMLSGGTTPRESMPEIVQNIMLIAPTTHFVELSQAILYRGAGLETVWQPFLALALIGTVLFFLSLARFRKTIGQMA; encoded by the coding sequence ATGAGCAGAAGAAACCTGGCCAATATCTACGACCTGGGTGTTAAGGAGCTGTGGAGTCTGTGGCGCGATCCGATGATGATCGCGCTCATCGTCTACGTGTTCACCGCGTCGGTCTACACCTCGGCCACGTCCATGCCGGAGACGCTGCACAACGCCCCCATCGCCATCGTCGACGAAGACAATTCGGCGCTCTCCCAGCGGATTGCCTCGGCGTTCTACCCGCCGCAGTTCACGCCACCGGCCATGATCGACTATGGAAGGGTGGATCCGGGCATGGATGCCGGGCAGTACACCTTTGCCCTGGTCATTCCGCCCAACTTCCAGCGCGACGTGCTGGCCCGGCGCTCGCCTGCGTTGCAGCTCAACGTTGACGCTACCCGCATGAGCCAGGCATTCACGGGCAGCGGCTACATTCAGCAGATCGCCATCGGCGAGGTCAATGAGTTCGTCAAGCGCTATCGCGGGGCTGAGCCACTGCCTGTGGATCTCGCATTGCGTGCGCGTTTCAATCCATCGCTAGACAAGGCCTGGTTCGGCTCGGTGGTTCAGATCATCAACCACATCACGCTGCTGTCCATCATCCTGACTGGCGCGGCGCTGATCCGGGAGCGCGAGCACGGCACCATCGAGCACCTGCTGGTGATGCCGGTCACGCCCGCGCAGATCATGCTTTCCAAGATCTGGTCGATGGCCCTGGTCGTGCTGATCGCCTCCTTTCTGTCGCTCAATCTCATGGTGCGCGGCGTCCTGGGCGTGCCCATCGAGGGCTCCATTGCGCTGTTCTTCGCCGGCGCGGCGCTCAGTCTGTTCGCCACCACCTCGATGGGCATCTTCATCGCCACCCTGGCGCGCAACATGCCGCAGTTCGGCATGTTGATGATGCTTACCATCATGCCGCTGCAGATGCTGTCGGGTGGCACCACGCCGCGCGAAAGCATGCCCGAGATCGTGCAGAACATCATGCTGATCGCGCCCACCACGCATTTCGTGGAACTGAGTCAGGCCATCCTTTACCGGGGCGCGGGCCTGGAGACGGTATGGCAGCCCTTCCTGGCGCTGGCCCTGATCGGAACGGTGCTGTTTTTCCTGTCGTTAGCACGCTTTCGCAAAACCATCGGCCAGATGGCCTGA
- a CDS encoding phasin family protein: MSNETIPLNLFKANLELQLRIQRLMQENGQQWLENATRAGKDGITESGAEIESLLKAKNWQELATLPAQAFWRQFQHHVGGAQALTQVAIKNQTTFTQGLQKAIQDWQKSVTQAVGQGDAVLPFQDIFKQWGAVWASAQDKDAPSQTGGRNAG, encoded by the coding sequence ATGAGCAATGAAACCATCCCTCTCAATCTCTTCAAGGCGAACCTGGAACTGCAGCTGCGCATCCAACGCCTGATGCAGGAAAACGGCCAGCAATGGCTGGAGAACGCCACCCGCGCGGGCAAAGACGGCATTACCGAGTCCGGCGCCGAAATCGAAAGCCTGCTCAAGGCGAAGAACTGGCAGGAGCTGGCAACGCTGCCCGCACAAGCCTTCTGGCGTCAGTTTCAGCACCACGTGGGCGGCGCACAGGCGCTGACACAGGTCGCTATCAAGAACCAGACAACTTTCACCCAAGGCCTGCAAAAAGCCATTCAGGATTGGCAGAAATCGGTCACGCAGGCTGTAGGCCAGGGCGATGCGGTACTGCCGTTCCAGGATATTTTCAAACAGTGGGGAGCTGTGTGGGCCTCGGCACAGGACAAGGACGCACCAAGCCAGACGGGTGGCCGCAATGCTGGCTGA
- a CDS encoding DUF3141 domain-containing protein, with amino-acid sequence MSRDTTTSPTADWGQLLWDPLRLSAMATEYAVDAWQRSILYADVRRQRGNQYQAHLEEQTPNVLDFVSEVIMSGLDLPRPVNYGLVRILPPADTPSDSRKRPFVVVDPRAGHGPGIGGFKPDSEVGAALKAGHPCYFVGFLPDPVPGQTVEDVMRAEAAFVRKVGELHPDSRGKPAVIGNCQAGWQILMAAAVWPELFGPIIVAGAPLSYWAGDMPMRYAGGLTGGSWLTALTSDLGAGRFDGAWLVQNFENLDPANTLWTKQYNLYAKVDTEGPRHLQFEKYWGGHVFLNDVEMQYIVDNLFIGNKLSTAQLVTSDGVRIDLRNIRSPIVVFCSYGDNITPPPQALGWITDLYRNDLDVVGHDQTIVYATHDSIGHLGIFVSGSVGRKEHQEFAANIDIIDVLPAGIHHMQIDEHHDDAQEGEPASDAYLTRIRRSNIDEIREIVRPDPESDRRFAAAARISEVNLACYRSFVQPWVRALVTDQGAKWLEPLHPLRMGYELWSDRHPLAAAVQEAAQQVREHRQTVSEANPFLQLQTEFSTAVEQMLDQFRDCRDQIYAQAFDMLYSLPLVQAMTGQSLHDDAPPRPHPSETPEHRQYLAQELTRLEADIHNGGITEAAIRALFFVLAARGEADGRHFRHAEELVRPHLTNDFDMQAFRHLVRRQALLMRLDEDAMVSAIPGLLNGIAPEDIRQVAGMIVQVIGSGDVLSAHEQTRLEQVSTLFKRAACEAQAASALAMASPANETSAAAVDGNSAPAMPSSAGDTSAAVMDTKPQTSSPKPKAPQKKTVSKTPVALRTSQTRRGKGK; translated from the coding sequence ATGAGCCGAGACACCACGACATCACCGACGGCCGATTGGGGACAGCTGCTGTGGGATCCGTTGCGACTATCGGCCATGGCAACCGAGTATGCAGTGGATGCCTGGCAGCGGTCCATACTGTATGCCGACGTTCGCCGTCAACGCGGCAATCAGTACCAGGCGCATTTGGAGGAGCAGACGCCGAACGTACTCGACTTCGTCTCTGAGGTCATCATGTCCGGGCTGGACCTTCCGCGGCCGGTCAACTATGGCCTCGTACGCATCCTGCCGCCAGCCGACACGCCGAGCGATTCGCGCAAGCGACCGTTTGTGGTGGTCGATCCACGCGCGGGCCACGGCCCGGGCATTGGCGGCTTCAAACCCGATAGCGAGGTCGGCGCGGCCCTCAAGGCGGGTCATCCTTGCTACTTCGTGGGCTTTCTGCCCGATCCCGTTCCCGGCCAGACCGTCGAAGACGTCATGCGCGCCGAAGCAGCCTTCGTGCGCAAGGTCGGTGAGCTGCACCCTGACAGCCGCGGCAAGCCGGCAGTCATCGGCAATTGCCAGGCAGGCTGGCAGATCCTGATGGCAGCCGCCGTCTGGCCCGAACTGTTCGGGCCGATCATCGTGGCCGGCGCGCCGCTGTCGTACTGGGCGGGCGACATGCCGATGCGCTACGCGGGCGGCCTGACCGGCGGTAGCTGGTTGACGGCATTGACCAGCGATCTAGGAGCTGGTCGGTTCGATGGTGCCTGGCTGGTTCAGAACTTCGAAAACCTGGACCCGGCCAATACGCTTTGGACCAAACAGTACAACCTGTACGCCAAGGTCGACACGGAAGGCCCGCGCCACCTGCAGTTCGAGAAGTACTGGGGCGGCCACGTCTTCCTGAACGACGTGGAGATGCAGTACATCGTCGACAACCTGTTCATCGGCAACAAGCTGAGTACGGCCCAACTGGTGACGTCCGATGGCGTGCGCATTGACCTGCGCAATATTCGCTCGCCGATCGTGGTGTTCTGCTCCTATGGGGACAACATCACTCCACCGCCCCAGGCCCTGGGCTGGATCACCGACCTGTACCGCAACGACCTGGATGTGGTGGGACATGACCAGACCATCGTCTACGCCACCCATGACAGCATCGGGCATCTGGGCATCTTCGTCTCCGGGAGCGTCGGGCGCAAAGAGCACCAGGAGTTCGCAGCCAACATCGACATCATCGACGTGCTGCCAGCCGGCATCCACCACATGCAGATCGACGAGCATCACGACGACGCCCAGGAAGGCGAACCAGCCAGTGACGCCTACCTGACCCGGATTCGCCGCAGCAACATCGATGAAATCCGTGAGATCGTTCGCCCCGATCCCGAGAGCGATCGCCGTTTTGCCGCCGCTGCGCGGATCTCCGAGGTCAACCTGGCCTGCTACCGCAGCTTCGTGCAGCCATGGGTCCGAGCCCTGGTCACGGATCAGGGGGCGAAGTGGCTGGAGCCGCTGCATCCACTGCGCATGGGTTATGAATTGTGGTCCGATCGGCACCCGCTGGCCGCCGCTGTACAAGAAGCGGCGCAACAGGTGCGCGAACATCGCCAGACCGTCTCCGAGGCCAATCCTTTCCTGCAACTGCAGACGGAGTTTTCCACCGCCGTCGAACAGATGCTGGATCAATTCCGTGATTGCCGCGACCAAATCTACGCACAGGCCTTTGACATGCTGTACAGCCTGCCGCTGGTTCAGGCCATGACAGGACAGAGCCTGCACGACGATGCGCCGCCGCGACCCCATCCTAGCGAGACGCCCGAACATCGCCAGTATCTGGCGCAAGAGTTGACACGGCTCGAAGCGGATATTCACAACGGCGGGATAACCGAAGCCGCCATACGGGCGCTGTTCTTCGTGCTCGCGGCGCGTGGGGAGGCCGACGGGCGGCACTTTCGGCACGCAGAGGAACTGGTGCGCCCTCATTTGACAAATGACTTCGACATGCAGGCTTTCCGCCACCTCGTGCGTCGGCAGGCTTTGCTCATGAGGCTCGATGAGGACGCCATGGTGTCCGCCATCCCCGGATTGCTCAACGGCATAGCGCCTGAGGACATCCGACAGGTAGCGGGAATGATCGTGCAGGTGATTGGCAGCGGTGATGTGCTGTCCGCACACGAGCAAACCCGACTGGAGCAGGTTTCCACCCTGTTCAAGCGGGCGGCGTGCGAGGCGCAGGCGGCTTCGGCGCTCGCGATGGCAAGTCCCGCCAATGAAACGTCCGCTGCAGCCGTGGACGGGAACTCGGCACCCGCCATGCCAAGCTCTGCCGGTGACACTTCCGCTGCGGTTATGGACACGAAACCCCAAACATCCTCGCCAAAGCCGAAGGCGCCTCAGAAGAAAACTGTGTCCAAGACGCCAGTCGCGCTGCGGACAAGTCAAACACGGCGAGGGAAAGGCAAATGA
- a CDS encoding SDR family NAD(P)-dependent oxidoreductase translates to MKYSFSGRAALVTGAGSGIGEAIARLLASNGLSVVVSDVSADNAKRVAKLISADGGQAVANVADVARIDDVEAAVACAVDTFGGLHFAVNNAGISGDQSPVGELDPAAWSRVIDINLNGVFYGLRHQIPAILRSGGGAIVNVSSILGVVGDAANPAYVAAKHAVTGLTRSAALAYASQGIRINSIHPGYVRTPILDFLDESALQEAVGLHPIGRLGTPDEIAHAVAFLLSEGSSFFAGTQLIADGGYTAR, encoded by the coding sequence ATGAAGTACTCATTTTCTGGCCGCGCAGCCCTGGTCACCGGTGCAGGATCCGGCATTGGCGAGGCCATCGCGCGACTTCTTGCGAGCAACGGCTTGAGTGTCGTCGTCTCGGATGTCAGCGCCGACAATGCGAAGCGCGTCGCCAAGCTCATCAGCGCCGATGGCGGCCAAGCCGTGGCCAATGTGGCCGACGTGGCACGCATCGATGACGTTGAGGCTGCTGTGGCCTGCGCAGTCGATACGTTCGGCGGCCTTCATTTTGCGGTCAACAACGCCGGTATCAGTGGCGACCAGAGCCCAGTGGGGGAATTGGACCCTGCCGCCTGGAGCCGGGTAATCGATATCAACCTGAACGGCGTGTTCTATGGCCTGCGCCATCAGATTCCCGCGATCCTTCGTTCAGGAGGTGGTGCCATCGTCAACGTCTCTTCGATCCTGGGAGTGGTCGGCGATGCAGCGAACCCCGCGTACGTCGCAGCCAAGCACGCTGTGACCGGGCTGACCCGGTCGGCAGCGCTGGCCTATGCGTCCCAGGGAATCCGGATCAACTCGATCCATCCCGGTTACGTGCGTACGCCCATCTTGGATTTCCTGGACGAATCGGCCCTTCAGGAGGCCGTTGGCCTGCATCCGATCGGCCGTCTGGGGACCCCGGACGAAATCGCCCATGCCGTGGCGTTTTTGCTATCGGAAGGAAGCAGCTTCTTTGCGGGCACCCAGCTCATCGCGGACGGCGGCTACACGGCACGCTGA
- a CDS encoding bifunctional enoyl-CoA hydratase/phosphate acetyltransferase codes for MTTSSTPVDATADALQVLRNRTFDEIAIGDSASLERAFSPQDIHMFALQSGDVDPEPAASSSARDTTEAICANVLISAVLGTRLPGPGTQYVSQSLCFLGAVRPGDRLTVQMQVTSKDTATHHVTLACTCTNQTGVAVFQGQVEVVAPTERMERARTALPEIHPDAQGRTGLQHLLAHVAHLQPIRVAVAHPCDAPSLSAALEARQAGLIEPVLVGPRVRLEAVATEAGLDLTDVAIVDVPHSHAAAQQAVALAAAGEVEALMKGSLHTDELMSALVSAAAGLRTKRRVSHCFLLQTPAYPRPFIVTDAAINIAPTLEQKADIIRNAIELAQVIGVREPKVAILAAVETVSPTMTATLDAAALCKMADRGQINGGLLDGPLAFDNAISIAAARTKGIVSEVAGQADILVVPDLESGNMLAKQLIFLGGAASAGIVLGAKVPVILTSRADSRDTRIASCAIALMLAHHYRLSPP; via the coding sequence ATGACGACCTCGTCCACACCGGTCGATGCCACTGCCGACGCATTGCAGGTTCTGCGCAACCGCACCTTCGACGAGATCGCCATCGGCGACAGCGCCAGCCTCGAACGCGCGTTTTCGCCGCAAGACATCCACATGTTCGCGCTGCAATCAGGCGATGTGGACCCGGAACCTGCTGCGTCCTCAAGCGCTCGGGACACCACGGAGGCCATTTGTGCAAACGTCCTGATCTCGGCTGTGCTGGGAACACGGCTGCCGGGGCCTGGAACCCAATATGTCAGCCAGAGTCTGTGCTTCCTCGGAGCGGTTCGGCCCGGTGACAGGCTGACCGTGCAGATGCAGGTGACCAGCAAGGACACGGCCACCCACCATGTCACGCTGGCCTGCACCTGCACCAACCAGACGGGGGTGGCGGTTTTCCAAGGCCAGGTAGAGGTCGTGGCGCCCACTGAGCGCATGGAACGAGCGCGCACCGCGTTGCCGGAAATACACCCGGATGCGCAGGGCCGCACAGGCCTGCAGCACCTGCTGGCGCATGTCGCGCACTTGCAACCGATTCGGGTGGCCGTCGCCCACCCGTGCGATGCCCCCAGCCTGTCCGCCGCGCTCGAAGCGCGCCAGGCGGGGTTGATCGAGCCGGTGCTGGTCGGGCCACGGGTGCGGCTCGAAGCAGTCGCCACCGAGGCCGGGTTGGACCTGACCGACGTCGCCATTGTGGACGTCCCGCACAGCCACGCCGCTGCGCAGCAAGCTGTCGCCTTGGCAGCCGCAGGTGAAGTCGAAGCCCTGATGAAAGGGAGCCTGCACACCGACGAGCTGATGTCCGCGCTGGTTTCGGCAGCAGCGGGGTTGCGCACCAAGCGCCGGGTCAGCCATTGCTTCCTGTTGCAGACACCTGCCTATCCGCGCCCGTTCATCGTTACCGATGCGGCGATCAATATCGCCCCGACTCTGGAACAGAAGGCAGACATCATCCGCAACGCCATCGAGCTGGCGCAGGTGATCGGCGTGCGCGAACCCAAGGTCGCAATCTTGGCCGCAGTCGAGACGGTCAGCCCGACGATGACGGCCACGCTGGACGCAGCGGCGCTGTGCAAGATGGCCGATCGCGGCCAGATCAATGGCGGCTTGCTCGACGGGCCGTTGGCCTTCGACAACGCAATCTCCATCGCCGCTGCGCGCACCAAGGGGATCGTCTCCGAGGTCGCCGGGCAGGCTGACATCCTCGTCGTGCCTGACCTGGAGAGCGGCAACATGCTTGCCAAGCAGTTGATCTTCCTGGGCGGCGCAGCCAGCGCTGGGATCGTCCTTGGAGCCAAGGTGCCGGTCATTCTGACCAGCCGTGCCGACTCGCGTGATACGCGCATCGCCTCATGCGCGATTGCACTGATGCTCGCCCACCACTATCGGCTGTCACCGCCGTGA
- the phbB gene encoding acetoacetyl-CoA reductase, translating into MLAEQRTALVTGGSGGLGEAIARALHHAGHTVLIVHSPGNASIGAWLEAQAGEGYNFIAYGANVADHASCQELAGLIQADGHHIDILVNNAGITRDATFRKLSYTDWDAVLRVNLDSVFNVTRPFIDGMLERGWGRIINISSINGSKGQFGQTNYSAAKAGMHGFTKALAQEVARKGVTVNTVSPGYLDTKMVTSMAEDVVKQVVAGIPVGRLGRPEEVAALVAFIASESAGFMTGSNVSINGGQHMY; encoded by the coding sequence ATGCTGGCTGAACAACGGACTGCCCTGGTTACCGGAGGCAGCGGCGGCCTGGGCGAGGCCATCGCCCGGGCCTTGCACCACGCCGGTCATACCGTGCTCATCGTCCATTCGCCGGGCAACGCCAGCATTGGGGCGTGGCTGGAAGCCCAGGCGGGCGAAGGTTACAACTTCATCGCCTACGGCGCGAATGTGGCTGACCATGCCTCCTGCCAGGAACTGGCCGGCCTCATCCAAGCAGACGGTCACCACATCGACATTCTGGTCAACAACGCCGGCATCACGCGTGATGCCACGTTCCGCAAGCTGAGTTACACCGATTGGGATGCCGTTCTGCGCGTCAATCTCGATTCTGTATTCAACGTCACCCGACCGTTCATCGACGGCATGCTCGAACGCGGCTGGGGGAGGATCATCAACATCTCCTCCATCAACGGCTCGAAGGGGCAGTTCGGCCAGACCAACTATTCCGCCGCAAAAGCCGGTATGCATGGCTTCACCAAAGCCCTCGCGCAGGAAGTAGCGCGCAAGGGCGTGACGGTCAACACCGTCTCGCCGGGGTATCTGGATACGAAGATGGTGACGAGCATGGCCGAAGACGTGGTCAAGCAAGTGGTGGCCGGAATTCCCGTGGGCCGCCTGGGACGGCCTGAGGAAGTCGCCGCACTGGTGGCATTCATCGCCAGCGAGTCTGCGGGATTCATGACCGGCAGCAACGTGTCGATCAATGGTGGCCAGCACATGTACTGA
- a CDS encoding acetate/propionate family kinase, which translates to MMDATTARSGRPGHGLILVLNCGSSSIKFAVFDPSATPLPRQALWNGKVQGIGGADPDFGETGVAPFPIKLDTAHPYPAALRLIRDRVSQRLDGRRIGAVAHRIVHGGSKYFMPVCVDENVLADLKGYIPLAPLHQPFALEAVEILLREQPDLPQMACFDTAFHHTLPQVEQILPLPYAAWERGLRRYGFHGLSYEYMAVALPERHGDAARGRTVVAHLGSGASLCAMQGLKSMATTMGFSALDGLMMGTRTGALDPGAVLYLMEIEKLSLEQVGRVLYHESGLLGVSGISAEPRVIVRHENDAGETGERARLALALYVRRIVREIGALIAVLGGLDMLVFTAGVGEHNAFIRERICAALGFLGIALDTDANASHAATISTDHSQVLVAIEPTNEEWIAANHALSGLDREKVR; encoded by the coding sequence ATGATGGATGCGACCACGGCCCGCTCCGGACGCCCCGGGCACGGACTGATCCTTGTACTGAACTGCGGTTCATCCAGCATCAAGTTTGCGGTGTTCGATCCCTCGGCCACGCCACTGCCTCGCCAGGCATTGTGGAATGGCAAGGTGCAGGGGATCGGCGGTGCCGATCCGGATTTCGGAGAGACCGGGGTTGCGCCGTTCCCGATCAAACTGGACACGGCACATCCCTATCCTGCCGCGCTGCGCCTCATCCGTGATCGTGTCAGTCAGCGGCTCGACGGTCGCCGGATCGGTGCGGTCGCCCATCGGATCGTCCACGGCGGCAGCAAATATTTCATGCCAGTGTGCGTGGACGAGAATGTCCTGGCCGACCTCAAGGGCTACATTCCTCTGGCCCCGCTACACCAGCCATTCGCACTCGAAGCCGTGGAGATCCTGCTGCGGGAGCAGCCCGATCTGCCACAGATGGCCTGCTTCGACACGGCCTTCCACCACACTTTGCCCCAGGTCGAGCAGATCCTGCCGTTGCCCTATGCCGCATGGGAGCGCGGTCTGCGCCGGTACGGGTTTCACGGCCTGTCGTATGAGTACATGGCGGTGGCCTTGCCCGAGCGCCATGGCGACGCTGCACGGGGACGCACCGTCGTCGCCCACCTGGGCAGCGGCGCCAGCCTGTGCGCCATGCAAGGGCTCAAAAGCATGGCCACCACCATGGGTTTCTCCGCGCTTGACGGCCTGATGATGGGCACCCGCACCGGCGCGCTCGATCCGGGCGCGGTGCTCTACCTGATGGAAATCGAGAAGCTCTCACTGGAGCAAGTGGGGCGCGTCCTCTATCACGAGTCCGGTCTGCTCGGCGTTTCGGGCATCTCGGCCGAGCCGCGCGTCATTGTCCGGCACGAGAACGATGCAGGCGAAACGGGTGAGCGAGCGCGCTTGGCGCTGGCCCTCTACGTGCGCCGCATCGTGCGCGAGATCGGGGCCTTGATTGCTGTTCTGGGCGGCCTGGACATGCTGGTGTTCACGGCGGGTGTCGGTGAACACAACGCCTTCATTCGCGAGCGCATCTGTGCGGCACTGGGTTTTCTTGGCATTGCCCTGGATACCGACGCCAACGCCAGCCACGCAGCGACGATTTCCACCGACCACAGCCAGGTCCTCGTGGCGATCGAACCCACCAATGAAGAGTGGATCGCCGCCAACCATGCGCTGTCCGGCCTGGACAGGGAGAAGGTGCGATGA